Below is a genomic region from Meleagris gallopavo isolate NT-WF06-2002-E0010 breed Aviagen turkey brand Nicholas breeding stock chromosome 5, Turkey_5.1, whole genome shotgun sequence.
TAACTACTAATTTTGTGTCTTCCCAGGACGGTGGAACACCTTGGCATCCTTACTGGAGCACAGCTTTTCTCCCTGAACAGAGAGGAGCTGAAAAAAGTGTGTGGTGATGAGGGGAACCGAGTGTACAGTAAAATCACGGTGGAAAAAAACCAGCTGGAGGTAAGCAGCTGTCTGGGCAACTCCTACCCAAAAGGATGCCTGTATCAGCAGTGTTGGATGTCCCATTAAACAAGCATTTTAAGagtacaatttaaaaaaagacaaaatctaaAGCAAGCAACCAACAAAATTAGCACTAAAAATGATGAGAATTCTTTTAAGCAGAAGGGTCCCAAATCTGTAAGACAGATCACTGTCTCCACTGTAGAGTCTGCCTTTTTGCTGTTCTCTTTGATACTTGCTCTTCTGGAATTAGTTAGATATTATAATTCTAAACCACAGAttgaagttaaaattcaaacttcctttttttgtttccattctaGAAAAACAGAGGGGAGACAGAGCTCCAAGAAATTATGAAGCGTCGCCAGGAGAGGATTGATTCTGCTAATTAAAATctatctgctttctttcagctaTTAGTCGTAGTAATGCAGAAAAAGGGAATTAAAGCAAAGATCCCCAGTCTAGACAAGAGACAGCAGTGCTCCACAGTTAGCAGTGTAATTGCCATCAAAGGGACAATTCCTCAAACACTGTTGATAAGGATAGACACTAAGACCATATCCCGTTTGGGAAAGGTGTTTTAATGTTgcatgaagttttttttttttatatataNNNNNNNNNNNNNNNNNNNNNNNNNNNNNNNNNNNNNNNNNNNNNNNNNNNNNNNNNNNNNNNNNNNNNNNNNNNNNNNNNNNNNNNNNNNNNNNNNNNNGGGGAGTCTGCCGTCCCTGCTGGCATCCTGGACTGCTGAAGGTGACAGCAGTTGGCTCCGCACAAGTACAGGTACTCTCCCTTGTCCTGGCTGCCCCAGATGCCCCAAGCCCCAAGGTCCCGAGACTCAGTGCCCCATATGCCCCAAACTCCTCAAACCCCAAGATCTCAAGCCCCAAATGTCCCACGCTCCCAAATTCCCCAAGCCCCAATGCCCTGATCCCCAAATTTCCCAAGCCCCAATGCCCTGGGATATCTGCTCTGGGAGCCGCTGCACTGTGAGCATCCCAATTTGCTATCAGCCAGTGTTTAGGAAGAGATGGTGAGCTCCCATGCTGTATTCTGGCTGCTGTGAGTTGGGTTGTGAGGTCTTTAGCCAGGAGGCAGATTGCTGTGACAAGTCGACGAGGAGATGCTGCCTCTTTAGAGATGTGGTCACCCTTAAACTGGCTTTGGTGGCTTCCTGCTTGATTCCTCCTGGCTGGTGTGCTCTGTTTGGCAGACTTGGAGTCACCTCTGAACCTGCTCCCCTCTGAGACCACGACAGCTGAGGGAAAGGGAAGCAGGAGCGAGAGGTAGGAGTGTGCAATTCAGGTGCTCCTGAGTGGTTTTGCATCTTGttgtgaaacagaaataaattgatTCTGCCTGAGGAGTGATGATGCTTTGAGATTGCAGGGAGATTTGTTGCTCCTCTTCCTGGCCCAACTAATCTTCCTGCAATTTCAGAGGGATCTGTTGGACCTTCACAtggctctccctgctgccattgCAGCTCTATCAGACAAATGGAGGAAAGCACCCATGGGCCAAAAGAGCTGACTTTTTGCACCTATTCTTGCAGTAGCTGGAAGTGTAGAAGACAGAGGACCTCTTTTCAGATGTGGGGAAAGTTGAGATGTAATGCCATGCAGAGGGAGCAGCCCCAGAAAGCTGTACCTGCAGGTGCAGGATGGCTGTCAGTCAGCTTTCCTGACTTTGTGATTTTTCATTGCCGTGGGGTTTGTGAGAGCTTCCTTGGGTACGGAAAGGGCTGTCCCTGTGAGTGGGGCAGAATGGTATTCCTATCCCTGAAGGCCAGCACAAGATCACGCTGGCTGTGTCCCAGCCCGAGtgtctcctctcctctcccacacCAGGGCTGGTCCTATATTTTCTTAAGCAAGGAAGGCAGTGGATTAGAGCTTAGGATGCTTTTAGTCTCTCTACCTAGTCCTAGGATTTGCTGGGACATTGTGACCTCTGTCTCCCCAGAGCTCTTCTAGCACTTCTAGCACCTAGGTTCTGCTAGGAACCCATAAGGACCAGTGACAAACGGGAGAGTAAGATTCCCCACTCTTTCCCCTGCACCAAGAAGAGCCCTACCATACTGCTTGGATTGGgtgcttttgcttttccctgcatGTCTCAATTTTGGTCCTTAGGAAGCCTCTGTGTTTTATCATTCTTCTTAGCTATTTCTTGCTGAATGggtttcttcccttcttctgcctttctcttcctcttcctttcccttttcccctttcctgtcCCCAGCTGACATACCCTGTTGTGCCCCTGAGAAGCATTTCCAACTGGTCAGAGCACTGTGGGTATCTCCTTGGGGATGACAGACACTTGCTGGATGCTCAGGATGGGTGGTCAGCCCTGGGTGAGCTTTAGGAGCCTGAGCTGCCCTATCTGTGCCTTAGCAATGATGCTCCCTTAAGTGCACTTGCTTCAGTGCCTGTTCAAAACTATCAGTTCTGTGCTGTAATCCTTCTGTGTCTTTACCTGCCTCAGCAGCCCAGGTTAATACTTGGGGGAGTTGAGATGGATGTGATGAAGCTCGTCTTCCCTCAATCCAAACATTGCTGTCCTTTGTCAGCTCTGATCTTCCAACCAGCACGGGAAACTGAGCTTTCAGTCTATAGTCATGCTGCTCAGCTGTAGCTGTGCCTCCTACCTGCTTCGCCCTGCTCAGCTCCTTCCCTAATCCTTGCCTGAGCCATGAAATGGGGCCGAGCCAGGAagctgctggcaggagctgtgcatgGTACAGTTATGTAAACATCTTTGCCACTAAGATCCGTGTAAGCGTTTACGAAAAAGAGGAGACAGTTTTAGCAGCTCTGCACTCTTACCCTGCACCTCTACAGGTCGGGGAAGATGATTCTCTCCAATGGCACTTTGCCcgcagagcagaagcagaggcAGTCAGCTTCTTGGGGACATTCAGGAAACTTATGGAATCAGATATAGTGGACTTTGCACTCACACGCCAAGATTATTGCTGGTGCCACATCCCTCTCAGCAGGCTCGGGCTCTTCAGATCAGCACTTTCTCCGTGTTACACCCTTGAACCATGGCCTTGCTGATGGTAGGCAGGTATCTGGAAATCCAGCTGGGCATCTcaggtcagatattaggaaaaattctcccctgaaagagtggtgatgcactggtATAGGCTGCCCAAGGCATAGTAGAGTCATTGTCCGAGAAGAGTTCCAGGAGcgtgaagatgtggcactgagggacatggtgggggtgggtgggggatcttagaggtcttttccaacctcagcgATGTTATGATTTTACGATCTCCTAATGTTTGCAGCCTGCTATTTTCTGAGCATCGTATTTTAGATGCCGTCCCCACCAAAGTTCTTTTCatgtgctctgctcccagtgaGCCTCCTCACAGGGCTAGCAAGAGGACAGCTATGAAGCTCCTGTGTGGCACCAGAGAGAAGCATGCACTTTTATCATATGAAATAAGAGTGAAACCTTGCCAGATCTGTGCAGAGAGCGCCTTACAAAAGACATAGGCTGGCTCATGGGGTTGTATTtgcagctttgttttattttggtaaGGAAGACAGCTTGCACGCTTTGCTGTGCAACTGCCTGGCCGTCTCTTCTCAGCACCAGcactactggaaaaaaaaaggagggtctcatgcaaaaaaagcaaagaacgtgaaggaaaaaaaaaaaaggaagaaattagaGTTGTTCTGGAGCACTTGTTAAAGGCGGCTTGAGCTGTCTGTGATCCGTAAAGCTTTACACTGTGTACCTTGATGGGCTAATCTTCTGCAACCTGCTGTAATGAGGTACCACTCAGCCACATGACcaagcaaagccagctctgccTCTAATCCAAAGTCACTCCTCCACCAGAGGGATTCTGGGCACATTTTGTGGGAGTGCTCAACTTTCAGGGCGCCCAACACGAGCCCCACAGCGAAAGCTCTTGGAAGTCCTTGGAAGGTGCTGCAGCTTGGCAGCTCAGGGCCTGTTCAGAACCCATTCATTCCATGAAACCACAAATGGGTTTTGAACACCGCAGCCCAGAGTCAAATTTTCTCCAGTGAAACTGGACCGGATCCTGGTGAAGCTTTGGTAAAAAATGTGAGAGTTGTGTTTCAGGATTCAGCTCCCAAATTCTGCTTGGAGCAGCTGATCTGCACTAGAGAAAAGCCCAAATGAAACACCCAGGTCTGACTCCAGTGTTCTTCTGGAAGCTCATGGGGCCTCTCAAGGAGATGGGTGTATAAAAATAGCCCAACGGTTTCTCCAGAgtctcctttggctttgcagctCCACTAATCATAATCCTGTGCGTGACATCAGTACTGACTGATACTAATCCGGGCAGAGCTACCTGCTCCTGGAAATGTGAATGGGGAGGACCATGAATGTCAGAAACCTCAAGTTCGCACAGGTCACTAGACACCCAAAGAGCACAGGGAGACTCAAAGTGCTTGGACCAGACTTAGAAAGACTGCGCTTCAAGCTGAGGAAGAGCCCTGAGGGACTTTCAACCCTAATATCTCTCTGCTGGAGTGCCAGACAGAGCTGTCTCAAAGGCTGGTTCAGAAACATGGCACAAATGGAAGCCTTCAGTCCAGTGGTGCTGCTCGGAGCCACAGCTAGGAGAAGCCTTTGGTTTGATCCCTGGCTTCAGTCCTGGTACCCAGCACAGGGTACAGGAGCAGGAGTAAGGGGACAAGCCCTGCCCCAAGGATGTTCCCAGGGGCATTTTATACGTATATATACAGAGCTGTTTCCCTGCACGTTAGAGGAACCTACTGACCCGGGGATCTTGTCGTTCAGTTTCAGGGTGGCGTGTGGTCcctcagcactgtgctctgcGATGCCCTGATGACCATGGATGTGATGCTGTGCACAGCTTCCATCTTCAACCTCTGTGCTATCAGCGTGGATCGGTAagtgccttcctcctccttacACCGGAGGAGAGGGTTCGTGTCTCAGCATCGAGCTGCTTCCGTTCTCTTACCTTACCTTACTAGTGCTGCTACCCCCACACGAGCACTGACCCACCTGTGTTGGCAGGTTTATCGCTGTTTCAGTCCCACTGAACTACAACCGGCGACAGATCGACCTGCGGCAGCTGATCCTCATCTCCACCACGTGGATATTCGCCTTTGCTGTGGCATCCCCAGTCATATTCGGCCTCAACAATGTCCCGAACCGGGACCCCAGCTTGTGCCAGCTGGAGGATGACAACTACATTGTGTACTCCTCCATCTGCTCCTTCTTCATCCCTTGCCCCGTCATGCTGGTGCTCTACTGCGCCATGTTCCAGGGACTCAAGCGCTGGGAAGAAGCCAGGAAGGCCAAGCTAAGGGGTGGCATCTACGGGGGCAACAGAATGCTCTATCACTCCTCACCCTTCATTGAGAGAGAGCAGGTTGGCATGGAGCCGGACGAATACCACCATTATGCACACCCTGAGCACCCTCTTTCTGGGGACTATGTGATGAGCAATGGGCTCCAGACTGTCTCCTACCCACACCTCAAGTACCCACACCCGGCACACAGTCAGAAGCGGGCCAAGATCAACGGCCGGGAACGGAAGGCCATGAGGGTACTGCCTGTGGTTGTTGGTGAGTGGCTGGTGGCAGAGGCTGAGCAAGGAGGGTGAGAAACGTGCTGCGTGGTCCTACAGGGTTTAGGATTTTGTTGAACCCGGTCCAGGGAGTGCCTCAGTCTCCCTTTGATCCAGAGTAGCAAACCACTCTTGGGAAAAAACACACGTAGGTTGTTTTTAATTCAACCTTCACTTCAGCTGTCAGCTTTTATGACTCCTGATATTTAAAATGCTAACCCAAAAATGACACACAACTTATACCTTTTCTTCACTAACATTTAGGAAGTTGCCCAGAATTTTTGTCATCGTAGCTCTGCATTTGTTAACTCCAACCCTTTCTAACACAATGCTTTCTCTCTTTAATTTTCTCCTTCCAGgtgctttcctcttctgctgGACACCTTTTTTTGTGGTCCACATTACAAGAGCTCTCTGCAAGTCCTGCACCATTCCCACTCAAGTCACCAGCATTGTCACCTGGCTGGGTTATGTCAACAGCGCCGTCAACCCCATCATTTACACCGTTTTCAACGCCGAGTTCAGGAACTTCTTCCGCAAAGTCTTGCACCTTTTCTGCTGAGTTCACGGAACTGGAGGGAACAACCAGGATAACTTTGTATAGTTCATTAAAGATCTATTTCTGCCTAAGGTCTGCTGTCTTtgctggggaggagggaaggaagaaagatggTTCCAGGATGGCAGCTTGAGGACGGTGGTTCCCAGCCCTCTGTCTCCACTGCGAGGAGTTGCAGGTGAGTGCAGTGGTAATGGCTTGGATATTCCCCCCCCTGGAAGCTGCAGGTGTAGCCACTTCTTTAACACTTGGTGCTTGACATAGACATCAAGAGACCTCACAAGACAGTGGATATTGCACAGCTTGGCAATCTTCCGACTAATGATTTTCATGCAGGGCTGTTGCTTTCCAAGGGGTAATTTGTGTGCTTAGAAATAAAAGACTTGCTGGGAGGTCTCGAGGTTTTCTTTGACTAAGGATAATGATTGCTTCACCAATTTATCATCAACAAATAAACAGGTTACGTTGCCACAGCAATTATACTACAGTCTTACAAGTTCAGTGTGCTATAGGGGGTAGCTCCCCCAGATGCCAGGGCCCTGATGAGAAGCTTCTAGAGAACTTTAATCACACATGAGTCATACCTACACATCTTCATTTAAGATTGTTGTTCCACTCACGCTCTTCAGAATCTCCGTAATCAGAAgatgcaataaaaacaaaattcagactGTAACCAAAGCATTAGATATACTCTTCCACAAGCTGCGTAGTGATGATACTGGAGAGCTTTCTGCATTGGTATAAATTGCTGCTCAGTtatctgcacaaatgtgggtTTGGCAAGCATGGATGTGGTATGGCTGAGCTCATGTCTTTGTGTAGCTGCAGTTGTCTCTGAACcaacacagagctctgctcccagcccagcagtgctctgcagtgaTGTTCCTCCTGGGAGAATGCAAGATGCAGCTGAGAACAAATGGGTGCTTAAACCAAACAGCACAGGGTATTCAGCACGACGCATTGCTTCCTTTAGTCAGAACCTTAATGGGCAATAGATGGAGGCAAGAAACCTAGTAAATTAGTTGTATTGTTGTGGGTTCAATTAAGAGCATCTTTTCCATTAAGTAATTATCTTAAAGAGTTAGAAAACTGGCACTCGTCATGTAAGAAGAAACGACTGCAAATACTGAAGGATGACTTTGGGGAAGCTTGAAGAGTGGTATGTTGCTTGCGATGGGTTTCTATGGAATTGCCTGTTTCCCTCCCCAGTGTACTCCGTGTGTAATTTCTGTTCTCAGCCCGCAAAGCTCATGCTTGGCTTCCCACTAACGAATGGCTTCCTTGAGAGGAGGGGGGCACACTGCTACCTTCCTTCCAGTACTGGCCCTCAATCTCAGTACCAAGATGAAAACATTCCAGTGAGCAATTAGAAAGTTAGTAACAGCAACCATAGCCTAAGTTATCAAAGCAGCATGTTATTAATTAAAGCATTTTGGAGTAGTGAATAAAGCCAATAAGATCTTAATGCTCACCACTGTTTTAATTAGGAGCTACTAAGCAGCAGTGAGAGGCCAGAACTCTCTGTGCACTCTTTCTTACTTGGGGGTTGCCCGAATTTTGGCGCTGCAGTCAGGGCATGCTGCCGGGCTGAGATCTGCTCCTCCCCACTGCCATATCACATCCACACTGATGTTCTGCAAAGACTAAGAGCCAACACCTCTCTGCAGAAGCACCCCTCACATGCTGCATTTGTCCACGTGCCTTCATCACATTTTATTGAACAAGATGTGATTTTTCAGTTGTATTCAAGTGCAGAAGCTCCAGTGTGCTCCAAATTTCTCCAGCACAGAGGGAACacagataaacaaaacaaaacaaagttcttCCAAAGGCAAATTAAGAGTTTGTACTTTTCCAAGGCAATTAAATAAACCAAATGAGGGATCATTCCTTTTTTCAAATAAGAGGTAGGGAGGCatggggaaaacagaacaacagCAAATCTAATTGCAGCAACTATTCTTAATCCATCTCAAGAGAG
It encodes:
- the DRD4 gene encoding D(4) dopamine receptor, whose protein sequence is MTMDVMLCTASIFNLCAISVDRFIAVSVPLNYNRRQIDLRQLILISTTWIFAFAVASPVIFGLNNVPNRDPSLCQLEDDNYIVYSSICSFFIPCPVMLVLYCAMFQGLKRWEEARKAKLRGGIYGGNRMLYHSSPFIEREQVGMEPDEYHHYAHPEHPLSGDYVMSNGLQTVSYPHLKYPHPAHSQKRAKINGRERKAMRVLPVVVGAFLFCWTPFFVVHITRALCKSCTIPTQVTSIVTWLGYVNSAVNPIIYTVFNAEFRNFFRKVLHLFC